From Salmo trutta unplaced genomic scaffold, fSalTru1.1, whole genome shotgun sequence, the proteins below share one genomic window:
- the LOC115183101 gene encoding mucin-22-like encodes MGEMGPESHVAGINTSTVSTGEMGPESHAAGINTSTVSTGEMGPESHAAGINTSTVSTGEMGPESHAAGINTSTVSTGEMGPESHAAGINTSTVSTGEMGPESHAAGTNTSTVSTGEMGPESHAAGINTSTVSTGEMGPESHAAGTKTSTVSTGEMGLESHAAGINTSTVSTGEMGPESNAAGINTSTVSTGEMGPESHAAGINTSTVSTGEMGPESHAAGINTSTVSTGEMGPESPAAGINTSTVSTGEMGPESHAAGINTSTVSTGEMGPESHAAGINTSTVSTGEMGPESHAVGINTSTVSTGEMGPESHAAGINTSTVSTGEMGPESHAAGTNTSTVSTGEMGPESHAAGINTSTVSTGEMGPESHAAGINTSTVSTGEMGPESHAAGINTSTVSTGEMGPESHAAGINTSTVSTGEMGPESHAAGINTSKVSTGEMGPESHAAGINTSTVSTGEMGPESHAVGINTSTVSTGEMGPESHAAGINTSTVSTGEMGPESHAAGINTSTVSTGEMGPESPAAGINTSTVSTGEMGPESHAAGINTSTVSTGEMGPESHAAGINTSTVSTGEMGPESHAVGINTSTVSTGEMGPESHAAGINTSTVSTGEMGPESHAAGINTSTVSTGEMGPESHAAGTNTSTVSTGEMGPESHAAGINASTVSTGEMGLESHAAGINTSTVSTGEMGPESHAAGINTSTVSTGEMGPESHAAGINTSTVSTGEMGPESHAAGINTSTVSTGEMGPESHAAGINTSTVSKGEMGPESHAAGINTSTVSTGEMGPESHAAGINTSTVSTGEMGPESHAAGINTSTVSTGEMGPESPAAGINTSTVSTGEMGPESHAAGINTSTVSTGEMGPESHAAGINTSTVSMGEMGPESHAVGINTSTVSTGEMGPESHAAGINTSTVSTGEMGPEPHAAGINTSTVSTGEMGPESPAAGINTSTVSTGEMGPESHAAGINTSTVSTGEMGPESHAAGINTSTVSTGEMGPESHAVGINTSTVSTGEMGPESHAAGINTSTVSTGEMGPESHAAGTNTSTVSTGEMGPESHAAGINTSTVSTGEMGLESHAAGINTSTVSTGEMGPESHAAGINTSTVSTGEMGPESHAAGINTSTVSTGEMGPESHAAGINTSTVSTGEMGPESHAAGINTSTVSKGEMGPESHAAGINTSTVSTGEMGPESHAAGINTSTVSTGEMGPESHAAGTNTSTVSTGEMGPESHAAGTKTSTVSTGEMGLESHAAGINTSTVSTGEMGPESNAAGINTSTVSTGEMGPESHAAGINTSTVSTGEMGPESHAAGINTSTVSTGEMGLESHAAGINTSTVSTGEMGPESHAAGTNTSTVSTGEMGPESHAAGINTSTVSTGEMEPVPCCWD; translated from the coding sequence ATGGGTGAGATGGGGCCAGAGTCCCATGTTGCTGGGATTAACACGTCTACAGTCTCTACGGGTGAGATGGGGCCAGAGTCCCATGCTGCTGGGATTAACACATCTACAGTCTCTACGGGTGAGATGGGGCCAGAGTCCCATGCTGCTGGGATTAACACGTCTACAGTCTCTACGGGTGAGATGGGGCCAGAGTCCCATGCTGCTGGGATTAACACGTCTACAGTCTCTACGGGTGAGATGGGGCCAGAGTCCCATGCTGCTGGGATTAACACGTCTACAGTCTCTACGGGTGAGATGGGGCCAGAGTCCCATGCTGCTGGGACGAACACGTCTACAGTCTCTACGGGTGAGATGGGGCCAGAGTCCCATGCTGCTGGGATTAACACGTCTACAGTCTCTACGGGTGAGATGGGGCCAGAGTCCCATGCTGCTGGGACGAAGACGTCTACAGTCTCTACTGGTGAGATGGGGCTAGAGTCCCATGCTGCTGGGATTAACACGTCTACAGTCTCTACGGGTGAGATGGGGCCAGAGTCCAATGCTGCTGGGATTAACACGTCTACAGTCTCTACGGGTGAGATGGGGCCAGAGTCCCATGCTGCTGGGATTAACACGTCTACAGTCTCTACGGGTGAGATGGGGCCAGAGTCCCATGCTGCTGGGATTAACACGTCTACAGTCTCCACGGGTGAGATGGGGCCAGAGTCCCCTGCTGCTGGGATTAACACGTCTACAGTCTCTACGGGCGAGATGGGGCCAGAGTCCCATGCTGCTGGGATTAACACGTCTACAGTCTCTACGGGCGAGATGGGGCCAGAGTCCCATGCTGCTGGGATTAACACGTCTACAGTCTCTACGGGCGAGATGGGGCCAGAGTCCCATGCTGTTGGGATTAACACGTCTACAGTCTCTACGGGTGAGATGGGGCCAGAGTCCCATGCTGCTGGAATTAACACGTCTACAGTCTCTACGGGTGAGATGGGGCCAGAGTCCCATGCTGCTGGGACGAACACGTCTACAGTCTCTACGGGTGAGATGGGGCCAGAGTCCCATGCTGCTGGGATTAACACGTCTACAGTCTCTACGGGTGAGATGGGGCCAGAGTCCCATGCTGCTGGGATTAACACGTCTACAGTCTCTACGGGTGAGATGGGGCCAGAGTCCCATGCTGCTGGGATTAACACGTCTACAGTCTCTACGGGTGAGATGGGGCCAGAGTCCCATGCTGCTGGGATTAACACGTCTACAGTCTCTACGGGTGAGATGGGGCCAGAGTCCCATGCTGCTGGGATTAACACGTCTAAAGTCTCTACGGGCGAGATGGGGCCAGAGTCCCATGCTGCTGGGATTAACACGTCTACAGTCTCTACGGGCGAGATGGGGCCAGAGTCCCATGCTGTTGGGATTAACACGTCTACAGTCTCTACGGGTGAGATGGGGCCAGAGTCCCATGCTGCTGGGATTAACACGTCTACAGTCTCTACGGGTGAGATGGGGCCAGAGTCCCATGCTGCTGGGATTAACACGTCTACAGTCTCCACGGGTGAGATGGGGCCAGAGTCCCCTGCTGCTGGGATTAACACGTCTACAGTCTCTACGGGCGAGATGGGGCCAGAGTCCCATGCTGCTGGGATTAACACGTCTACAGTCTCTACGGGCGAGATGGGGCCAGAGTCCCATGCTGCTGGGATTAACACGTCTACAGTCTCTACGGGTGAGATGGGGCCAGAGTCCCATGCTGTTGGGATTAACACGTCTACAGTCTCTACGGGTGAGATGGGGCCAGAGTCCCATGCTGCTGGAATTAACACGTCTACAGTCTCTACGGGTGAGATGGGGCCAGAGTCCCATGCTGCTGGAATTAACACGTCTACAGTCTCTACGGGTGAGATGGGGCCAGAGTCCCATGCTGCTGGGACGAACACGTCTACAGTCTCTACGGGTGAGATGGGGCCAGAGTCCCATGCTGCTGGGATTAACGCGTCTACAGTCTCTACGGGTGAGATGGGGCTAGAGTCCCATGCTGCTGGGATTAACACGTCTACAGTCTCTACGGGTGAGATGGGGCCAGAGTCCCATGCTGCTGGGATTAACACGTCTACAGTCTCTACGGGTGAGATGGGGCCAGAGTCCCATGCTGCTGGGATTAACACGTCTACAGTCTCTACGGGTGAGATGGGGCCAGAGTCCCATGCTGCTGGGATTAACACGTCTACAGTCTCTACGGGTGAGATGGGGCCAGAGTCCCATGCTGCTGGGATTAACACGTCTACAGTCTCTAAAGGTGAGATGGGGCCAGAGTCCCATGCTGCTGGGATTAACACGTCTACAGTCTCTACGGGTGAGATGGGGCCAGAGTCCCATGCTGCTGGGATTAACACGTCTACAGTCTCTACGGGTGAGATGGGGCCAGAGTCCCATGCTGCTGGGATTAACACGTCTACAGTCTCCACGGGTGAGATGGGGCCAGAGTCCCCTGCTGCTGGGATTAACACGTCTACAGTCTCTACGGGCGAGATGGGGCCAGAGTCCCATGCTGCTGGGATTAACACGTCTACAGTCTCTACGGGCGAGATGGGGCCAGAGTCCCATGCTGCTGGGATTAACACGTCTACAGTCTCTATGGGCGAGATGGGGCCAGAGTCCCATGCTGTTGGGATTAACACGTCTACAGTCTCTACGGGTGAGATGGGGCCAGAGTCCCATGCTGCTGGGATTAACACGTCTACAGTCTCTACGGGTGAGATGGGGCCAGAGCCCCATGCTGCTGGGATTAACACGTCTACAGTCTCCACGGGTGAGATGGGGCCAGAGTCCCCTGCTGCTGGGATTAACACGTCTACAGTCTCTACGGGCGAGATGGGGCCAGAGTCCCATGCTGCTGGGATTAACACGTCTACAGTCTCTACGGGCGAGATGGGGCCAGAGTCCCATGCTGCTGGGATTAACACGTCTACAGTCTCTACGGGTGAGATGGGGCCAGAGTCCCATGCTGTTGGGATTAACACGTCTACAGTCTCTACGGGTGAGATGGGGCCAGAGTCCCATGCTGCTGGAATTAACACGTCTACAGTCTCTACGGGTGAGATGGGGCCAGAGTCCCATGCTGCTGGGACGAACACGTCTACAGTCTCTACGGGTGAGATGGGGCCAGAGTCCCATGCTGCTGGGATTAACACGTCTACAGTCTCTACGGGTGAGATGGGGCTAGAGTCCCATGCTGCTGGGATTAACACGTCTACAGTCTCTACGGGTGAGATGGGGCCAGAGTCCCATGCTGCTGGGATTAACACGTCTACAGTCTCTACGGGTGAGATGGGGCCAGAGTCCCATGCTGCTGGGATTAACACGTCTACAGTCTCTACGGGTGAGATGGGGCCAGAGTCCCATGCTGCTGGGATTAACACGTCTACAGTCTCTACGGGTGAGATGGGGCCAGAGTCCCATGCTGCTGGGATTAACACGTCTACAGTCTCTAAAGGTGAGATGGGGCCAGAGTCCCATGCTGCTGGGATTAACACGTCTACAGTCTCTACGGGTGAGATGGGGCCAGAGTCCCATGCTGCTGGGATTAACACGTCTACAGTCTCTACGGGTGAGATGGGGCCAGAGTCCCATGCTGCTGGGACGAACACGTCTACAGTCTCTACGGGTGAGATGGGGCCAGAGTCCCATGCTGCTGGGACGAAGACGTCTACAGTCTCTACTGGTGAGATGGGGCTAGAGTCCCATGCTGCTGGGATTAACACGTCTACAGTCTCTACGGGTGAGATGGGGCCAGAGTCCAATGCTGCTGGGATTAACACGTCTACAGTCTCTACGGGTGAGATGGGGCCAGAGTCCCATGCTGCTGGGATTAACACGTCTACAGTCTCTACGGGTGAGATGGGGCCAGAGTCCCATGCTGCTGGGATTAACACGTCTACAGTCTCTACGGGTGAGATGGGGCTAGAGTCCCATGCTGCTGGGATTAACACGTCTACAGTCTCTACGGGTGAGATGGGGCCAGAGTCCCATGCTGCTGGAACGAACACGTCTACAGTCTCTACGGGTGAGATGGGGCCAGAGTCCCATGCTGCTGGGATTAACACGTCTACAGTCTCTACGGGTGAGATGGAGCCAGTCCCATGCTGCTGGGATTAA